TTAGCGCCAGGCTGGCTGTGGCTATGGATACCCCAGCCAGGGCAGCCACATCCTTTAAAGTGGGTTTCATGCGTATAATTACACCTCAAAATTGATTGGATAATGTCCAAATTCATACGCCGTGTCAAAAAGGGCCAGAATGTTTTTCGGCGAACAGTTGGCCTGCAAGTTATGTCCGGAAGAAAAAATATATCCCCCTCCCGGTGCCAGGGCCTTTATCCGCCTTTTAGCATCGGCCACTACCAGCTCTCTGTCAAGGTGAAAAAGCCCTTGGTTGTCTGTACCACCGTGGAAGACTAACCGGGCACCAAATTCCCGTTTTATTTTCTCTGAATCATCCATATCCTTGGCAGAAGGTTGCAAGGGGTGAATAATATCAACGCCCATCTCCGCAAAATCCTGAAGAGCCCAGTAAATAGACCCGCAGCTGTGATAAGCAATTTTCGCCTTAGTTTTAGACTTAATAAACTCATGGAGCTTGGCAAAACGAGGCTTCACTACCTGGCGGAAATTATCGGGACTAATTAACGGGCCGGACTGCTGTCCCCAGTCATCGCCCACCCACAGGTATTCGATATATTCGCCAATAGCCTCCAAATACCCTTCATAAAAAGCCATCCACCACTCCAATAACCTGTCCAGGAGATATTCAGCCAGCTTGGGTTCCGCCACCGTATCCAACATAAACTGTTGATAACCCCTTAAATCCCAAGCAGGTGTATAAAGGGCAGCAATAGTTCCGCCAACCAACGCGTAATCCGTTTCTTCGTACAATTGACGGGCTTTTTCTTTCAGGCCTTTAAAACGGGCCGGATCCTGGGGATCAGGGAATTTAAACTGCTTGATCTCATTTAAACTTTTTCCTGCCAGGGGATGGCCAACCGAATCGGCGTAGTATTCCACCCGGCGGAATAATACACCCCATTCGTTGTACCAGCACCGGTTTTCATCTTCCCGGTACTCCCAACCTTGGGGAGCATTGGCAAAAATATACCTGGTATCAACGTGAAGCCGGTCTAAAACGCGGTCGTCAACCACTGCCAAGCGCTGTACCGGATCATAGATTTCAACCTCTAAGTCTAAGCCTAGATATTCCAAGAGATTTTTATATGCCACCTCATGCATACCAGAGACAATTCCACCATTGTCAATGGGAACCCGGTCAGCTTCCTGATGAGCAAGTGCCCTACGTACTCTTTCCCGTGGTGTCAGCATCTTTTCTCCTCCCTCATTTTTGCTAGAGCTCGTAGCATTAGTTGCTATTAGAACATAACTATGCAGTCGCACAATCTATTCTAAAATAGAGCCGATAAATTAAAGGGCCGGCCTACCACGACCGGCCCAAAGTAGGCTGTTACCAGCTCTTCATTTGTTCTTGGTAAGTATCGATATTGTCTTTGGTAACGAAAATAGTTCCTGAGTCAATAATCTGCTGTTCGGGCTTTTTGCCGTCCTTGATGTAATCCATCAAAATCTGAGAAGCTTGATAGCCCATGCGGTAGAAGTTTTGGGTTAAAGTACCGTAAATTAAATCGTTTTTAATGGCATCCACAGTTTCCTGCATGTCATCAATGGCCACGATAGTTACTTTACCTTTCAGGCCCATTTCGTCAACCACTTTGGCCGCAGCCGGACCAACTTCGGCAGCTACACCGATAATCACATTAGCCTCTGGATAAGTCTGGAGCAGGTTCTGGAACTTTTGCACCGCAACCATCATATCGCTGTTATCCGATTCTTTGGCCAGGATCTCGGTGCCGGGAGCTTTTTGCAATTCTTCAATGTAGGCTTCAATCATCTTATTGGCAACTTTGGCATCCATGGTGCTCTGCATAGTGAGTACTTTAGCGGGAGTACCGTTCAACTTCTTAATAATTTCCGTGGCACCGGTAGTGCCCAAGTTCTTTTCGTCTGTTCCTAAATAGGCCAGACGAGGTGCATTGGGCGCATCAGAGTTCACAATAACCACAGGAATACCAGCTTTTTCAGCTTTTTCCAGGACAGGCTGGAAAGCCTCAGGGTTTAGTGCCATGGTTATGATGCCGTCTACCTTTTGAGCGATGGCATTTTCAATTTGCTGGATCATGGCGTTGGCGTCAATGCCTTGGGGACCAACCCAGTCGCCGCTAAAGCCTAAATCTTTGGCAGCATCATCAAAACCGTTCTTAGCTACCAGCCACACCGGGTGCCCGATCAAAGGAGTCACAAAAACAATCCGCGGCTGCTCTTTGCTATTTTGGGAACCGCTGTCCCCACTTTGCCCAGTTCCACTCTGGCCACAGCCTGCCACAACCAAGCTTAAAATCACCAAAGCCACAATCAACCATACAGCTTTTTTACACATCTTGAGACCTCCTCATATTCTTTTTTAGTTTTTAAATACAGAGATACAAAAGACTAGCAGCTTCTTGCGCAGCACCACCTCCCTCGAAGGGTGATACTAACTCCTCTTTATTAAAACCTGCTAACGGGCATTGGTCCCGTTAACCACCCCTGTAGCAGCCCGCATCACACGTTCCTGGCTTGCTTCCTGCCTGGAAAACTGGTCGCGGATCTCGCCCCTGGCCAAAACCAGAAAACGGTCGCACATGGAAAGCAGTTCAGGCAGTTCCGATGAGATCATGATTATGGCTACTCCCCGTCGGGCCAGGTCGGTCATCAAGTTATAAATTTCGACTTTGGCTCCCACATCAATTCCTCGGGTCGGCTCATCCAGGATCAGCACTTTGACATCCCGCATCAGCCATTTAGCCAGAACCACCTTTTGCTGATTTCCCCCGCTCAGGGAAAGAATCCCCGATTCGGGCCCCCCGGCCTTAATGCGCAGCCGCCGCATCAAGTCTGTCACATGTCCTTTTTCTTTCGCCCTGTCAATAAAACCATTCCGGCTGACCATGGAAAGGCTTGCCAGGGAAATATTCTCGCGAATATTCATTGGTCCCACAAAACCGGATTTACGCCGGTCTTCAGTTACCAAACCGATACCGTGCCGGATAGCATCCCGGGGTCCGTCGATGATGACAGGTTTGCCTTCTAGATAGATTTTGGGCTTACCACGGGTTGGTATAGAACCAAAAAGCGCATTAACCACCTCACTCCGCCCGGAACCCACCAGGCCAGCTAATCCAAGAATTTCGCCTTTATGGACCTCAAAGCTCACATTGGAGACGATATCTTTGGCCTTGGTTAACGGATGAGGCACTGTCAATCCTTCCACCCTTAGGACCACTTCCCCCCGGTCCACTTCCACTTTGGGAAACATATTCTCGATCTTGCGTCCAACCATGTCTTCCACCACCCGGTTACTATCAGCGCCAACCCGATCATAAGTGTTGATGACCTTTCCATCACGCAGAACGGTGATCCGGTTGGCAAGGAAGAAAACCTCGTCCAATTTATGAGAAATATAGATGCAGGAAAGCTTTTCTTTTCGCTGCAGAGATTTTAAAAGCTGCAGAAGATTTTCCGTTTCTTTATCAGTCAGGGCGGAAGTAGGCTCGTCCAGCACCAGAATGGCCGGTTTGCGCACCAGCGCCTTGGCAATAGCCACCAACTGCTGCTGGCTTGTGCTAAGACCCCGCAGCCTCTGGTGAACATCCACCTCAAGACCAACCAACTCCAA
This region of Zhaonella formicivorans genomic DNA includes:
- a CDS encoding uroporphyrinogen decarboxylase family protein encodes the protein MLTPRERVRRALAHQEADRVPIDNGGIVSGMHEVAYKNLLEYLGLDLEVEIYDPVQRLAVVDDRVLDRLHVDTRYIFANAPQGWEYREDENRCWYNEWGVLFRRVEYYADSVGHPLAGKSLNEIKQFKFPDPQDPARFKGLKEKARQLYEETDYALVGGTIAALYTPAWDLRGYQQFMLDTVAEPKLAEYLLDRLLEWWMAFYEGYLEAIGEYIEYLWVGDDWGQQSGPLISPDNFRQVVKPRFAKLHEFIKSKTKAKIAYHSCGSIYWALQDFAEMGVDIIHPLQPSAKDMDDSEKIKREFGARLVFHGGTDNQGLFHLDRELVVADAKRRIKALAPGGGYIFSSGHNLQANCSPKNILALFDTAYEFGHYPINFEV
- a CDS encoding sugar-binding protein codes for the protein MCKKAVWLIVALVILSLVVAGCGQSGTGQSGDSGSQNSKEQPRIVFVTPLIGHPVWLVAKNGFDDAAKDLGFSGDWVGPQGIDANAMIQQIENAIAQKVDGIITMALNPEAFQPVLEKAEKAGIPVVIVNSDAPNAPRLAYLGTDEKNLGTTGATEIIKKLNGTPAKVLTMQSTMDAKVANKMIEAYIEELQKAPGTEILAKESDNSDMMVAVQKFQNLLQTYPEANVIIGVAAEVGPAAAKVVDEMGLKGKVTIVAIDDMQETVDAIKNDLIYGTLTQNFYRMGYQASQILMDYIKDGKKPEQQIIDSGTIFVTKDNIDTYQEQMKSW
- a CDS encoding sugar ABC transporter ATP-binding protein; translated protein: MARTILEMRNITKKFFGVTALDNVSFDLYEGEILALVGENGAGKSTLMKILSGSYPASSYSGEIIIAGEKHIFQNKQQSEAAGVEMIYQEVNLHPDLSVAENIFLGRLPHGLLGLVDWQRVYREAKKALELVGLEVDVHQRLRGLSTSQQQLVAIAKALVRKPAILVLDEPTSALTDKETENLLQLLKSLQRKEKLSCIYISHKLDEVFFLANRITVLRDGKVINTYDRVGADSNRVVEDMVGRKIENMFPKVEVDRGEVVLRVEGLTVPHPLTKAKDIVSNVSFEVHKGEILGLAGLVGSGRSEVVNALFGSIPTRGKPKIYLEGKPVIIDGPRDAIRHGIGLVTEDRRKSGFVGPMNIRENISLASLSMVSRNGFIDRAKEKGHVTDLMRRLRIKAGGPESGILSLSGGNQQKVVLAKWLMRDVKVLILDEPTRGIDVGAKVEIYNLMTDLARRGVAIIMISSELPELLSMCDRFLVLARGEIRDQFSRQEASQERVMRAATGVVNGTNAR